The following proteins come from a genomic window of Miscanthus floridulus cultivar M001 chromosome 2, ASM1932011v1, whole genome shotgun sequence:
- the LOC136531756 gene encoding uncharacterized protein: protein MKYKKSGEATRLESNGDGGSQKGGGDVPPSIQLDIMEHRAAAAAAGRCGLGTGGPGSASFFEPWREPTPGSGSGHGSSGRAGGREPPEKRLTLFALRLAVLEKAASGLGKLHFVWATVVLLGGFASTLSITDFWCVTVILVGEGARVFSRSHELEWQHHATQTSTAGGALRSSSRFFRHIMRAIVDPAAAAAGGGGGRDDDARARAALFQRQIVAFMRQRAWHAPDVSLLPYTGWVSVSRKIGRLLNWLQVLSALACVALSVMRLWKHDFGAPDNRNMRPALLLFYTLALVEALLFLFEKAYWTWKVSICKLLHQVSAECELGPYGLVSLKRFFYDAYSRCIAGSIFDGIKMDLVTFAEELILSDFLDEQLISVRILQQFANSERSASDTLRKVGTTPRSIERLVEMLNWKRPEEEEVRRCAAEIVSKLAGKRQNALRVSGIPGAIESVASLLYTGRGPPVSGMHPQLPGAPADAEHGASPASSGYDHLPFNLLGLLILKRLARDHDNCGKIGNARGLLAKVINFTQASPVLLRNPHVTDSQVSAVKRALKVVKMLVSTTGNTGKALRESVAENVFTVSNLRDLLRYGQQHRELQKLATDVLTGLAMDDSGKEAIVATGGVVKLLLSIFFNSQETELGCEAGEALAMLALESEAGCAAILKRADVMDQLVSALEDGDARRPNAARVLRNLCAYSGQRQRERLRVVTRALPAVLKATMVDRDKILEVSVGLTTEICKFIDGEQFAAELRGAGVADERAYVERLASILRQYRYPEIRVPRMRRFVVQQVIWLVTNSGGRGDDGGGYVELLREVGMQRLLESIADTTSELECYHVFSGSVGISKHRESFSDIVDSALELIAGRRQR from the coding sequence ATGAAGTACAAGAAGAGCGGCGAGGCCACGCGCCtcgagtccaacggcgacggcggcTCGCAGAAAGGCGGTGGCGATGTGCCGCCGAGTATCCAGCTGGACATCATGGAGcaccgtgccgccgccgccgccgccggccgctgcGGGCTCGGCACCGGAGGCCCCGGCTCGGCGTCCTTCTTCGAGCCGTGGCGCGAGCCGACGCCGGGCAGCGGGAGCGGACACGGCAGCTCCGGAAGGGCCGGCGGGCGGGAGCCGCCCGAGAAGCGGCTCACGCTGTTCGCGCTCCGCCTCGCCGTGCTCGAGAAGGCGGCGAGCGGTCTCGGGAAGCTCCACTTCGTGTGGGCCACCGTCGTGCTCCTCGGCGGGTTCGCGAGCACGCTCAGCATCACCGACTTCTGGTGCGTCACCGTGATCCTCGTCGGCGAGGGCGCGCGCGTCTTCAGCCGCAGCCACGAGCTGGAGTGGCAGCACCACGCCACGCAGACCTCCACCGCGGGCGGCGCGCTGCGCTCCAGCTCCCGCTTCTTCCGCCACATCATGCGCGCCATCGTTGACCCGGCCGCGGCGGccgccggaggcggcggcgggcgcgacgaCGACGCGCGCGCCAGGGCCGCGCTGTTCCAGCGCCAGATCGTCGCCTTCATGAGGCAGCGCGCCTGGCACGCGCCGGACGTGTCGCTGCTCCCCTACACCGGCTGGGTCTCCGTCTCCAGGAAGATCGGCAGGCTGCTCAACTGGCTGCAGGTGCTCTCCGCGCTCGCCTGCGTCGCGCTCTCGGTGATGCGCCTCTGGAAGCACGACTTCGGTGCCCCCGACAACCGCAACATGAGGCCGGCGCTCCTGCTCTTCTACACGCTGGCGCTCGTGGAGGCATTGCTCTTCCTGTTCGAGAAGGCGTACTGGACGTGGAAGGTCTCCATCTGCAAGCTGCTCCACCAGGTGAGCGCCGAGTGCGAGCTGGGCCCGTACGGGCTCGTCTCCCTCAAGCGCTTCTTCTACGACGCCTACTCGCGGTGCATCGCCGGGAGCATCTTCGACGGCATCAAGATGGACCTCGTCACCTTCGCTGAGGAGCTCATCCTCTCGGACTTCCTCGACGAGCAGCTCATCAGCGTGCGCATCCTGCAGCAGTTCGCCAACAGCGAGCGCTCCGCGAGCGACACGCTGCGCAAGGTCGGCACCACCCCGAGGTCCATCGAGCGCCTCGTCGAGATGCTCAACTGGAAGCGCCCCGAAGAGGAGGAGGTGCGACGGTGCGCCGCCGAGATCGTGTCCAAGCTCGCCGGCAAGCGTCAGAACGCGCTCCGGGTGTCCGGCATCCCTGGCGCCATCGAGTCCGTCGCGTCCCTGCTCTACACCGGCAGGGGTCCGCCCGTGTCCGGAATGCACCCGCAGCTGCCCGGCGCTCCCGCCGACGCCGAGCACGGGGCCTCACCGGCGAGCAGCGGCTACGACCACTTGCCGTTCAACCTGCTGGGCCTGCTCATCCTCAAGAGGCTCGCCAGGGACCACGACAACTGCGGCAAGATCGGTAACGCGCGAGGCCTGCTCGCCAAGGTCATCAACTTCACGCAGGCGTCGCCGGTTCTCCTCCGGAACCCGCACGTGACCGACTCGCAGGTGAGCGCCGTGAAGCGCGCGCTCAAGGTGGTCAAGATGCTCGTGTCCACGACGGGGAACACGGGGAAGGCGCTCCGGGAGAGCGTCGCGGAGAACGTGTTCACGGTGAGCAACCTGCGCGACTTACTGCGGTACGGGCAGCAGCACAGGGAGCTGCAGAAGCTTGCCACGGACGTGCTCACTGGGCTGGCCATGGACGACAGCGGCAAGGAGGCCATCGTGGCCACCGGAGGCGTCGTCAAGCTGCTGCTGTCGATATTCTTCAATTCCCAAGAGACGGAACTCGGCTGCGAGGCCGGCGAAGCGCTGGCGATGCTGGCGCTGGAGAGCGAGGCCGGCTGCGCGGCGATACTCAAGCGGGCCGACGTGATGGACCAGCTCGTGTCGGCGTTGGAGGACGGCGACGCACGGCGCCCGAACGCGGCGCGGGTGCTGCGGAACCTGTGCGCGTACTCGGGGCAACGGCAGAGGGAGCGGCTGCGCGTGGTGACCAGGGCCCTGCCGGCGGTGCTGAAGGCCACCATGGTGGACAGAGATAAAATACTCGAGGTGTCCGTCGGCCTGACGACGGAGATCTGCAAGTTCATCGACGGCGAGCAGTTTGCCGCCGAGCTGCGCGGCGCCGGCGTGGCGGACGAACGGGCATACGTGGAGCGGCTGGCGAGCATCCTGCGGCAGTACAGGTATCCGGAGATCAGGGTCCCGCGAATGCGACGGTTCGTGGTGCAGCAGGTCATCTGGCTGGTGACGAATTCGGGCGGCCGCGGCGATGACGGCGGCGGGTACGTTGAGCTCCTCAGGGAGGTGGGCATGCAGCGGCTGCTAGAGTCTATCGCCGACACCACGTCGGAGCTGGAGTGCTACCACGTTTTCTCAGGAAGCGTGGGCATCAGCAAGCACCGTGAGAGCTTCTCCGACATCGTGGACTCCGCGCTGGAGCTGATCGCCGGCAGGCGGCAGCGGTGA
- the LOC136539949 gene encoding eudesmanediol synthase-like, with product MAPNTVAAAPPASLEETGPGLTVATAGAFEPCAWGDFFVTYAPPVSQESEERMRERAHQLKGEVRRRMFDAGGEATGSEADMVTLVDTLQRLGIDNHFRQEVDAALKRINSCESLDDGLQIVALRFRLLRQHGVWVPADVFDRFRDERTGSFSESLASDPRGLLSLYNAAHMATPGEQALDEAISFSRRHLASMKGRLPSPLEEQVSRALDIPLARLPKRLETMHYVVEYGKEEGHDAVLLELARLDFDLLRFLHLRELKDLSLWWKDLYGNVKLNYARDRLVENYFWTCGVFHEEEYSRARMLFAKTFGLLSLMDDTYDVYATLEECHILNDAIQRWDETTASILPEYMKMFYINLVRNFQEFEHSLQPNEKYRVSYAKQAFKLSSKYYLDEAKWCSEKYAPSFKEHMEVSVMSSGFPTLAVVLLMGAGDMATREAFQWAIGVPDVVTASGEVARFLNDIASYKKGKNKKDVASSVECYAKEHGTSGEEAVTAIAGMAEHAWRTINRSCMEMDSALLPAAQLVVNLTKTLEVIYLGGRDAYTFAADLKDLVVSLFLNGPTV from the exons ATGGCTCCGAACACTGTTGCTGCAGCTCCTCCTGCGAGCCTGGAGGAGACCGGCCCTGGGCTGACGGTTGCCACCGCCGGCGCCTTCGAGCCCTGTGCGTGGGGCGACTTCTTCGTCACCTACGCCCCACCCGTCTCACAA GAGTCGGAGGAGCGGATGAGAGAGAGGGCGCACCAGCTCAAGGGAGAAGTGCGCCGCCGGATGTTCGACGCTGGCGGCGAGGCTACGGGGAGCGAGGCTGACATGGTGACGCTAGTGGACACGCTCCAACGCCTCGGCATCGACAACCACTTCCGCCAGGAGGTTGACGCCGCGTTAAAACGCATCAACAGCTGCGAGAGTTTGGACGACGGCCTCCAGATCGTTGCTCTTCGCTTTCGTCTACTTAGGCAACATGGCGTCTGGGTCCCTGCAG ATGTATTCGACAGATTCAGAGATGAAAGGACGGGCAGTTTCAGTGAAAGTCTGGCCAGTGATCCGAGGGGCTTACTGAGCCTATACAACGCGGCTCACATGGCAACACCTGGCGAGCAGGCCCTCGACGAAGCCATCTCCTTCTCCAGGCGTCACCTTGCGTCCATGAAAGGCAGGCTCCCGTCGCCACTGGAAGAGCAAGTGTCCCGTGCCCTCGACATCCCTCTCGCACGCCTGCCAAAGCGGCTGGAGACGATGCACTACGTCGTAGAGTATGGCAAAGAAGAGGGGCACGACGCCGTGCTCTTGGAGCTCGCGAGGCTGGACTTTGATTTGCTCAGGTTTCTTCACCTCAGGGAGCTAAAGGACCTGTCATT GTGGTGGAAGGATCTCTATGGCAATGTGAAACTAAACTACGCCCGAGATCGGCTAGTGGAGAACTACTTCTGGACGTGTGGGGTGTTCCATGAGGAGGAATACTCTCGTGCGCGAATGCTGTTTGCCAAGACATTCGGGTTGCTGTCCTTGATGGATGACACGTACGATGTGTATGCTACATTAGAGGAATGCCATATACTCAACGATGCTATACAGAG ATGGGATGAAACCACTGCTTCCATTCTTCCAGAGTACATGAAAATGTTCTACATCAATCTTGTGAGGAACTTTCAAGAGTTTGAGCATAGTTTGCAGCCAAATGAGAAGTACCGCGTATCCTATGCAAAGCAAGCG TTTAAACTGTCATCAAAGTACTATCTGGACGAGGCCAAATGGTGCAGTGAGAAATACGCGCCGAGCTTCAAAGAGCACATGGAGGTGTCTGTCATGTCGTCAGGCTTCCCAACACTGGCCGTGGTGCTGCTTATGGGTGCAGGTGACATGGCGACCAGGGAGGCGTTCCAGTGGGCGATCGGCGTCCCGGACGTGGTCACCGCCAGTGGAGAGGTCGCTCGTTTCCTCAACGACATCGCTTCGTACAAGAAggggaagaacaagaaggacgTGGCAAGCTCCGTGGAATGCTACGCCAAGGAGCATGGCACGTCAGGGGAGGAGGCGGTGACCGCGATCGCGGGGATGGCGGAGCACGCGTGGAGGACGATTAACCGGTCGTGCATGGAGATGGATAGCGCGCTGTTGCCGGCCGCGCAGCTGGTGGTGAACCTGACCAAGACGCTGGAGGTCATATACCTTGGCGGCAGAGATGCCTACACTTTTGCTGCCGACCTCAAGGATCTCGTCGTCTCCCTCTTTCTCAACGGCCCTACTGtttga